The Roseibium sp. Sym1 nucleotide sequence CGGTGATCCATGACGGTCTGACCAGGCTGCGCGAGGCCGGCTGCACCCGCGTGCTGGCAGTGCCGGGCATGCTGTTTGCCGCCGGACACGCCAAGAACGACATCCCGTCCGTGCTCAACACCTACCAGGCCATGCATCCGGAGATGACCATCTCCTACGGCCGCGAGCTGGCCGTCGACACGCGCATGGTCAAGGCCGCGGCCGCCCGGATCCAGGAGGCGATCGACTCCGCCGACAGCGACGTGCCCCTGCACGAGACCCTGCTGATGGTGGTCGGACGCGGCGCGTCCGACCCGGACGCCAATTCCAATGTCGCCAAGATCACCCGCATGCTGTGGGAGGGCTTCGGTTTCGGCTGGGCGGAAACCTGCTATTCGGGCGTCACCTTCCCGCTGGTCGGCCCGGGCCTCGAGCATGCCGCCAGGCTCGGCTACAAGCGCGTCATCGTCTTCCCCTATTTCCTGTTCACCGGCGTGCTGGTGCAGCGGATCTACGGCACCACGGACGAGGTCGCCGAGCGGCATCCCGAGATCGAGTTCCTGAAGGCGGGTTACCTCAACGATCATCCGCAGGTGATCGACACCATGGCCGACCGGGTGCAGGAGATCCTGCAGGGCGCCAACCTGATGAACTGCCAGATGTGCAAGTACCGGGAACAGGTGCTCGGCTTCGAGGCGGAAGTGGGGCTCGCCCAGGAAAGCCACCACCACCACGTGGAAGGCCTCGGCGCGGAAGCCGAATGCCAGCTTTGCGAAGAGTTCTGCACCGGCGCCTGCGAAAAGCAGGTCAAATCCGGCGGCCACCATCATCATGATCACGGGCACCACCACGATCATTCCCATGATCACGGGAACGCGCATCATCATCACGGGCATTCGCATGATCACGGCCATTCCCACGATCATGACCATCACCACCATCCCTACCCGCATGCGGATCACCCGCACGGCCCGAAATCGCTGAACCGGGAAGGCTGAGGACTGCCCGTGAGCACCGACATGATCTCGTCCTACGAATACGAGAGGGATCCGGCGGCAATCTACCGCCAGTCCTTCTCGATCGTGCGGGCGGAAGCCGAGCTGTCGCATCTGCCGGTCGGATTGCACCCGGTCGCGATCAGGCTGATCCATGCCTGCGGCATGACCGACCTGCCGAAGGATCTCGCCTGGTCGGCGGACATCCTGGACGCCGCGCAAGCCGCCTTTTCCGCCGGCGCGCCGGTCTTTTGCGACGTCGAGATGGTCGTCCACGGCATCATTCGCGCGCGCCTGCCCGAAACCACCGACGTGCTGTGCACGCTGAATGACGGCAAGGTGCCCGGGATGGCAAACGCGCTTGGCACGACCCGCTCGGCGGCGGCGGTCGAACTCTGGCGGGATCGCCTGGAAGGCGCGGTCGTTGCCATCGGCAATGCACCGACGGCGCTCTATCATCTTCTGGAAATGATCGCGGCCGGCGGACCGAAGCCGGCGTTGATCCTGGGTTTTCCCGTCGGCTTTGTCGGTGCGGCGGAATCGAAGGACGCGCTTGCGGGCAATCCGTTCGGCGTTCCTTTTCTTGCCGTGCGCGGCCGCCGTGGCGGCTCGGCGATGGCCGCGGCCGCCGTCAACGCGCTGGCCGCCGGTCTGCCGGAGGAGCGCTGACATGCCGGGCAAGCTTCCGAAAAAACCGCTCAGATCGGTTGCCGGCAACAGCCCCCTGCGCTCGCGCGGGTTTCTACGCGCGCCCGACGGACAGGTGAGCGCCAAAACCGGGGACAGCGGCGATCCGGCCGAAGCTCAAAAACACCACCGCTCCCGGGGCGCACGCGAGGCATCCGTTTCCACCGACGGCAAACCGAAGGGGCTCTCGGTCCAGCCCAGGATCCGGCCCTATACGCTGGAGGAGAAATGAGCGCGCCCTGGCTGACACTCGTCGGCATCGGCGAGGACGGTGTGCTCGCGCCCGGCGGGGCAGACGCCCTCGCCCAGGCCGAGATTGTCTATGGCGGCGCGCGTCACCTGGAGCTTGCCGGCGATATCCCGGGCGAAAAGCGCCCCTGGCCGAGCCCGTTTTCGTCGGTGTTCGAAGAACTTGCGGCACTCAGGCACAGGAGCGTCGCCGTGCTGGCAACCGGCGACCCGATGTGGTTCGGCATCGGGTCTTCGCTGCTCGGGCATTTCGAGCCGCAGGACATGACCGTGCTGCCGTCGCTTTCTGCCTTCCAGCTGGCCGCAAGCCGCATGGGCTGGGCGTTGCAGGAGACGGATTGCCTGTCGGTTCACGGCCGCTCCGTCGACATGCTGCGTGCCGCGCTTTATCCAGGCGCGCGGCTCCTGGTCCTGACCAGCAACGGCGCCACCCCGCGCGAGGTGGCAGATCTGCTGGCCGATGAAGGCTATGGCCGCACCCGAATGACGGTGCTGGAGCACATTGGCGGGACACGGGAACGCCGGGTTGCGGGGACAGCAGAGACCTGGTCGGAGACCGTCGCCGACTTTCACACACTCGCGCTGGACGTGGTTGCCGATGCGGGGTTCCGTTTCCGTGGCCGCACGCCGGGCCTCGCCGACGATGCCTTCCGTCATGACGGCAAGATGACCAAGCAGGACATTCGCGCCGTTACCCTGGCGGAGCTGAAACCCTATCCCGGCGCCTTGCTGTGGGACATCGGCGCCGGCTGCGGCTCGGTTGCCATCGAGTGGCTGCGCGCCGCCCCGCGCACCCGCGCAATCGGCCTGGAGCCGCAAGACGAGCGCCGCAGGCTGGCTGCCGAAAACGCGGTCGCCCTCGGTGTGCCGCACCTGGACCTGAAAGACGCCACGGCGCCGGAGGGACTGAAAGGCCTGCCGGCACCGGACGCGGTCTTCATCGGCGGCGGGCTGACGGTTCCCGGCGTCGTCGAAGCCGCTCTGAACGCGCTCAAGCCTGGTGGCAGGCTCGTCGCCAATGCCGTGACGCTTGAAAGCGAAGTCGTTCTGCTGGGCGCCTACCAGGGCCTTGGCGGCACCTTGAAGAAACTCTCCGTGCACCGCGCCAGCGCCGTCGGCGGCTTGACCGGCTGGCGTCCGCTGATGCCCGTGACCCAATGGAGCTTCACCAAGCCATGAGCGGAACCCTTTACGGCATCGGTCTCGGCCCCGGCGATCCGGAGCTGATGACACTGAAGGCGCACCGGCTGATTGCCGGTGCCAAGGTGATCGCCTATCCGGCCCCCGACAGCGGCGAAAGCTTTGCCCGCTCGATCGCCGCCGGCGCCTTGCCTGACGGCGTGCGCGAGATCCCGATCGTCGTGCCGATGCGGGTCGACCGGTTCCCGGCGCAGGAGATCTACGACAAGGCCGCCGGCGAGATCGCGGCGGTTCTGGAGACCGGCGAGGATGTCGTCACCCTGTGCGAGGGCGACCCGTTCTTCTTCGGCTCCTTCATGTACCTGTTCGAGCGGCTGTCGGACCGGTTTGCCATCGAGGTCGTGCCGGGCGTCACGTCGCTGACCGCCTGCGCCGCCCAGCTGCAACGGCCACTGACCGCCCGCAACGACGTCCTGACCGTCATTCCCGGTCCACTGCCGGACATGGACATCCGGACGAAGATCGAAGAGGCCCAGGCTGTCGCCATCATGAAGGTCGGCCGCCACCTGCCGCGCCTCAAGGCGCTGCTCGACGGCATGGGCCTGCTTGAAAGGGCCGGTTACGTCGAACGGGCCAGCCTGCCGGAACAGAAAGTTCACCGCCTCGTCGATCTTCAGGTGGACACCGCCCCCTATTTTTCCATGATCCTCATCTACAAGGGAGACGAAGCGTGGACGCTTCCCCCATCCTACTCGTCCTGAACGAGGCCGGCCTCGGCGCAGCCGAAGAAATCGCCAAACGCTTTTCGACCGCCCGCATCCACGGGCTGGCCGGACGCGTGCCGAGCGCGGACACCCAGTTCAACGAGACCATCGACCATATCCGGCTGCTGTTCCAGGCCGGGCACCCGATCGTCGGTTTCTGTGCCAGCGGCATCCTGATCCGCGCACTGGCGCCGATCCTGTCGGACAAGACCACGGAGCCGCCGGTGATCGCGATTTCCGAGGACGGTTCCAGCGTTGTGCCGCTGCTCGGCGGCCATCGCGGCGCCAACGAACTTGCGCGCCTGCTGGCCAAGGCGCTCGGCGGCCATGCGGCGATCACGACCGCCGGGGACACCAAGCTCGGCATTGCCCTGGACGCTCCGCCCAAGGGCTGGCGGCTCGCCAACCCGGACGACGCCAAGCCGGTGATGGCCGAGCTTCTGTCCGGCGCGAGCGTCCGCATCGAAGGCCGCGCCGACTGGCTGCGCGACGCCAGGCTCAGCGAAGCCGAGGACGCCGCGATCACCCTGGTCGCCACGGAACAGCCCGACGAGGGCGGACCGACAAGGCTGGTCTACCATCCGCAGCGCTACGCGGTCGGAGTCGGTTGCGCCAGGGGCTGCGAGGCGCAGGAACTGATCGACCTGGTCGAAGCGCAATTGGCCGAAGCCGATATCGCGCCCGGTGCCGTCGCCTGTGTCGCGACCATCGACCTGAAGGCGGATGAAGCCGCCGTCAACGCCCTGGCGGACCATCTCGGCGTGGCCCTGCGGGTGTTTTCCGCCGAAGAGCTGCAGCGCGAGACGCCCCGGCTGAAAAACCCGTCCAACGTCGTCTTCAAGGAAGTCGGCTGTTACGGCGTTTGTGAAGGCGCGGCGCTTGCCGCCGGCGGGCCCTTTGCCACGCTCAAGGTGGAAAAGCAGAAGACCGAGAACGCCACCTGCGCCATCACGCGCTCGCCGAAGACGATCGACCTTTCGATGGCCGGCCGTCCCCGGGGACATCTGTCCGTCATCGGCATTGGTCCGGGCAAGGACGACTGGCGCACGCCCGAGGCAACCAAGCTTCTGGCAGCGGCGACCGACGTGGTCGGTTATTCGCTCTATCTCGACCTGGTGGAGAACCACATCACCGGCAAGACGCACCACAATTTCCCGCTCGGCGCGGAAGAAGAACGGGTCCGTTTCGCGCTGGAAGAGGCCGGCAAGGGCAAGAATGTTGCGCTGATTTCTTCCGGAGATGCCGGCATCTACGCCATGGGGTCGCTGGTCTATGAGCTGCTCCACCGGAACGAGGAATATGGCGGTGTCTCGGATGCGGCCAAGCGCGTCAGCGTCACCAACGCGCCGGGCATTTCCGCCCTGCAGGCCTGTTCGGCCCGCATCGGCGCGCCGCTTGGCCATGATTTCTGCGCCATTTCGCTCTCCGACCTGCTGACCCCCTGGGAGGTCATCGAACGGCGCCTGAAGGCCGCTGCCGAGGGGGACTTCGTCATCGCCTTCTACAATCCGGTTTCCAAGCGCCGGCGCACCCAGCTGGCCGCTGCCAGGGAGATCCTCCTGGAACACCGGTCCGCGGCAACGCCGGTCATTCTGGGCGTCAATCTCGGCCGGCCGGAAGAAAGCATCCGCGTCACCAGCCTGCACGCACTCAGCGTCGACGATGTCGACATGCTGACCACCGTGCTGGTCGGCTCGACCAACACCCGCACCGTCATGCGCGGCGACGGCAAGCCCTTCGTCTACACGCCGCGCGGTTACGCCAAGCGGATCGACGCCCCGCGCGCGGAGGATCTTGCCGCGAATCCTGAACCGGCCGCCGACCCCGCTCCGGCGGAAGTCGAGACCGAGGCCGAAAAGCAAGACGCTGCAGACACGAAAGACAACACATGACCGTTCATTTCATCGGCGCCGGACCGGGCGATCCAGACCTCATCACCGTGCGTGGACTGAAACTGATCCAGTCCTGCCCGGTCTGCCTTTATGCCGGTTCGCTGGTGCCGGAACAGGTGGTCGCGGCCGCGCCGGACGGCGCACGTGTCATCGACACCGCGCCGATGACGCTCGACGAGATCATCGAGGAGATCAAGGCCGCCCATGACCGGGGCCAAGACGTTGCCCGGGTCCATTCCGGCGATCCGTCCATCTATGGCGCGACGGCGGAACAGATGCGCCGGCTGAACGCGCTCGGCATCGACTATGACGTCACTCCGGGCGTGCCGGCCTTTGCCGCCGCCGCGGCAGCGCTGAAGAAGGAACTGACCATTCCGGAAGTGGCGCAGACGATCATCGTCACGCGCACGGCGATGCAGTCCTCAGCCATGCCGAACAACGAGGATCTCGATACACTCGGCAAGAGCGGCGCGACGCTGGCCATCCACCTGTCGATCCGCAACCTGCGCGAGGTCGAGCGCCAGTTGACGCCGCATTACGGGGCCGACTGCCCGGTGATCGTCGCCTACCGGGTCGGCTGGCCGGACGAGGCCTTCATCCACGGTACCCTGTCGACCATCGCCGGCAAGGTGCGCGCCGCCAAGATCACCCGCACCGCGCTGGTGTTTGTCGGCCATGCACTGGAACCGGACGCCGATTTCCGCGACAGCGCCCTTTACGACGCCGACCACGTGCATGTGCTGCGGCCGAAGAAGAAGGCGAAGGCCTGAAAATCTGTCAGTGAGAGCCGCCTGCCCCGGACACGCCGAGGCAGGCAGGTTTTGGCATTATTGTCTCGGCTTGTTGATGAACTGTTCTACGACGTTCGACATGTCGAAGGACGCCCCGCCCTGCACTGGCGGATAGTCGGCCAGTGACTGCAGATGCTGTTGCATGAGCATGCCCATGGGCTGAATCAGCCAGGACACTTTCTGCATCAGGTGCCCGTAGGCATCCGTCGTGTCGTAGCTCTCATAGGGGTCCATGCGAATGTTGAACACCAGTGGCACGGTCCTCGGCAGCACGTCGGCGTAATAGTCTTCCTTGGTCGAGAAATGGAACTTCCACGGGCCCATGCGAACCGCCGTCAGTTTGCTCTCGTAGTAGTGAAAGATGTGGGTGCGGCGGGACGCGTCCTCCTCGCCCTTCCAGTAGGGCAGGTTGTTGACGCCGTCGATATACTGTTCCTTGCTTGCAAGCACCTCCTGATTGACATCCTCGATCCCGGCTGCTGCCGCAAGAGACGTGAACATATCCTGGTGGCCCTGGATGCCATTGAGCACCTTGCCGGCTTCCAGCTCGCCGGGCCAGCGGACCATGGAAGGCACACGAATGCCGCCTTCGTAGGTGGTCATTTTCTCGCCGCGGAACGGCGTGGTGCCGCCATGCGGCCAGGAGGCATGTTCCGGTCCGTTGTCGGTTGAATACCAGACAATGGTGTTGTCGCTCAGGCCGTTTTCATCCAGCCAGTCCAGCACCAGACCGATATCGTGGTCATGCTGCAGGAGACCGGAGCCGTAGAGATCGGCTTCGGACGTGAATTCCTCGGCCGCGTAACGCCATTCGTCATTCAGGCGGGTATAGAGATGCATCCGGCTCGGATTGAGCCAGACGAAAAACGGTTCCCCGGCTTCCTGTGCGCTGCCCATGAAATCCAGCGCCTTGGGAATGACCTCTCCGGCGTCGAAAGTCTTCATGCGTTCCTGGGTCAGCGGACCGGTGTCCTCGATGGTCTGCTTGCCGACCCGGCCGAAGCGCGGATCCTCGGTCGGATCGTCGTCTTCGGTGGCGAAGCTGTGCAGAACACCCCGTGTACCGAACTGCTCCTCATAGGCTTCCAGACTGCCGGAGAAGGCTTCGCCAAAGCGCTGGTAGTCCCGCTGTTCGGCCTCTTCCTGTGTGTTCAGGTGATAGAGATTGCCGAAAAACTCGTCGAAGCCATGGGCTGTCGGCAAGTGCTCGTTGCGGTCGCCAAGATGGTTCTTCCCGAACTGGCCCGTCCGGTAGCCCACTTTTTTCAGCTCCTCGGCGAGCGACGGCGAGGCCGCCTGCAAGCCAAGCGCCGACCCCGGCTGTCCGACCGTGGTCATGCCGGAGCGGATCGGGTACTGCCCGGTGATGAAGGCTGCCCGGCCCGCGGTACAGCTCGGCTGGGCATAGTGATCAACGAACCTGATGCCTTCGTCGGCAATCCGGTCGATATTCGGAGTCCTGTACCCCATAACCCCGTCGCCATAGGAGGACAGATTGGACCAGCCGACATCGTCTCCCCAGATGACAAGGATGTTTGGACGGTTTTCTTCCTGGGCAAACGCGGTTTGACCTAGAACCGCGAACGCCATCGCGGTCAGAGAAGCTAGAATACGCACAACGCTGTCTCCTGCTCTGATTGGCATGCTGCATCAACAGAACTAGGGCGGCCCATCAAGGCCGGCAACCTGGTTGCTGCTTTGGGATTTTGTACAATTTTAAGTATATATACCCTCGGATTCCACGCGGTCTCCTGCGATGAAACGAAGGCGGCGCGGCTTCGAGCCCATCAGGCGGTTGTCTTCACGCGCCCTCCTGTTGCGAGAATGAATGGTGGACGGATCCTGGGTCTGCCCCATGAAGCAGTCCACCGGGCCCTGGCGCCCCTGGTGCGCGACAACCGTATCGAGCGTGAGGCCGGCCGGATCCGGCTGACCCCGGCTTGAGCAATTGCGTCCGGCACCCACCCTCGCCTAATCTGCTGTTCCCCTCACCAGACAGGAGCTCCTCATGCCGGACGAAAACCCGCTCTTGAAAGAGGCGATTTCCCTTGGGGGCGATCCCGATGCCATTCGCGCGTTCTATCAGGGCTGGTCGGATCACTACGACGACGACATGCTGCTGGCCATCGGCTATGTCGGCGCGAAAATCGCGGCCGAAGCGCTGGTGAAACATGTCTCCGACACGGCGCTCGTGCTGGATGCCGGCTGCGGTACGGGCCTTGTCGGGATCGAACTGATCAAGCGCAAATGGAACCTGACCATCGACGGCATCGACCTGACCCAGGCGATGCTCGACGCGGCCCGCAGCAAGGGTGCCTACCGCAAGCTCAACATCGCCGACATGTCCGGCCCGCTCTACGAGATCGATGACGACGTCTATGACGGCATCGTCAGCGCCGGCGTGTTCACCAACGGCCATGTCGGGCCGGCGGGGCTTGACGAGCTGATCCGTGTCGCCAAGCCGGGCGCGCCCATTGTCCTGACCGTGCGCGACAGCGCCTGGGAAGCAGACGGCTTCAAGGACAAGATCGGGCAACTGGAAAAGGACGGCAGGACGAAGACGCTGGAGATCACCCACAGCCCCTATCACACCAAGGAAGATATCTTCTGCCAACTGGTGGTGCTGGAAGTGGTTTAGGGTACGGATCCCAAGGTCCACTCGGCCTAGGCAGTCGCGATCACATGCGCATAGGAGCCCATGACGGCACCGCTGCGCAGGCCCATGTCATCAAGCCTGGTGCCTTCCGCATCTTGTGCGGCGAACAGCCGGTCCGCCGCGCCTTCCGAGACAATCGAGGCATAGTGGAACTCGTGGGCCGTCAGCGGCTCCGTCCAGGGCAGGCCGCCAAGCGGCTGTAGCCGTCTGTAACCGAGGTGGCGCCTGCGGGTCTGGAACGAGGTTTCCAGAGGCAGGAGACCCAGCATCTCGTGGCACGTTCCGTCCGCATCGATGAGGCCGGTGCCGAGGGTCATGTAGCCGCCGCACTCGCCATAGATCAGCTTTCCCGACCGGCTTGCCGCCCTCATGCCGGACTTGAACGTCGACGCCTGTGCCAGTGTTCCTGCGTGCAGTTCCGGATAGCCGCCGGGCAGATAGACCGCATCCGTATCCGGTGCCGGGGCCTCATCCACGAGCGGCGAGAACAGCGAGATCTCCGCGCCTTCCTGCCGCCAGAAGTCCAGCAGATGCGGGTAGGCAAAGGCGAAGGCGGTGTCGCGGGCGACCGCCATTCGCTGACCGAGCGGTCCGGGCAGGTGCCGTGCCGCCGTTGCCGAGGGCGCCACCGGGGCAGCCTTCCTTTCCAGGCCGGCCAGATCGACATGAGCGCGGCAGAGCGTTGCGGCGCTGTCCAGAAAGGCGTCCAGGTCCGGATGCTCGCCCGCCTGGACCAGTCCGAGATGGCGCTCGGGCAGGACCAGCGCGTCCGAACGCGGCAATGCCCCCAGCACCCTGACATTCCGGGCCTCGAGTGCGGCGCGCAACATGGCTTCGTGGCGCGGGCTGCCGACCCGGTTGAGAATGACGCCGGCGATCGTCACATCCTGCCGGAAGGTCCGGAAACCGTGGACCAGCGCGGCGACGGACTGAGCCTGCCTGGCGCAGTCGACCACCAGGACCACCGGCAAGCCGAGCAGTGCGGCGAGATCTGCGGCGGAGCCGCTGCCATTGGCGGCACCGTCAAAAAGGCCCATCGCCCCTTCGACGACCAGGAGATCATGTCCGCTTGCGTGATCGCCGGCCAGCGCCTTGAGCGTTTCGGGCGTCATCGCCCAGGCATCGAGATTGAGGCAGGACGCGCCGCTGGCGGCTTCATGGAATTTCGGGTCGATGTAATCGGGGCCGGACTTGGCTGAAACGACCGACCGGCCAGCTGTCTTCAGAGCGCGCAGCAAGGCCAGGGTCAGCGTGGTCTTGCCGGCGCCTGAGGACGGCGCGGCGATCAGCAGGCCGCGTGGTTGCGAGGGGCCAAGCTCAGCCGGCATCGGCCGAATGGCGGTTGGCACGCAGCCCCAGCGGATCGCTTTCCAGAACCTTGCCGGACAGCGCCCCCAGCCAGTCGAGCCCCTTGCGCAGGCGCACCACCTCACCGACACAGACGATGGCCGGCGGCTCTATGCCGGCGGCCTTGGCATCGGCGAAGCAGCTGCCGAGCGTCGTCTCCAGAACCTCCTGACTGGACAGGGACGCATTGCACACGATGCCCACAGGTTCATCCACAGACCGTCCACCGGCAATCAGTTTGCCGGCTATGGTTTCCAGGTGCTTCATCGCCATGTACATGACGATCACCGGCGAGCCCTTGGCAATGCCGTCCCAATTGACCGCGTCCGGTGTCAGGCCGGTCTGGTCATGGCCGGTCAGGAAAGTGACCGCCTGGTTGCAGTCGCGGTGCGTCGCCGGAATGCCGGCATAGGCGAGACCGCCGATGCCCGCGGTGATGCCGGGAATGATCCGGAACGGCACGCCTGCCTCGACCAGGCCGAGAGCCTCCTCACCGCCCCGGCCGAAGACGAACGGATCGCCGCCCTTGAGGCGCAACACGCGTTTGCCTTCCCTTGCATGGTCGATCAGCTTGAGCGTGATGTCGCGCTGTTTCGGGCTCGGCTTGCCGCCGCGCTTGCCGGCATAATCGGTGACGGCGCCGGGTTTCACCCAGTCCAGGATGCTCTGGTCAACCAGTGCATCGAAAACGACAACATCGGCCTGGCGCAGACCGTTCAGCGCATGCAGGGTCAACAGGCCGGGATCTCCCGGCCCCGCTCCGGCAAGCCAGACCCAGCCCGGTTCGAACTCCGGCAGGCCGGCCGGCAGCACAGTGTGGTTCTCGTTGATGTTCATATCCCCTGTTTACCCGGCGATCGATGGACCGCCAAGCGATTCCGCGAAACAAAACAGACCGATTACGACATTTCACCGCGCAGCGACCGCAGGGGAGGCAAAGCCGCCCGACTTCCGCTATAGAGAGCTGATGTCGATGGAAGAGCCAAAGGAATTGCGACGCGGCTGGACGACGGGGGCCTGTGCGACCGCCGCCGCCAAGGCGGCCTATTGTGCCCTTCTGACCGGCACCTTCCCCGACCCCGTGGAAATTTCCCTGCCCCGGGGCGGAACGGCGGATTTCGTGCTGACCCGGCACGACCTCCCGGACGGCTCCGCCAGCGCGACGATCACCAAGGATGCCGGCGACGACCCGGACGTGACCCACGGCGCCCTGGTCACCTCGACCGTCCGGCTGCTGCCTGCGGGCGCGGGCGTCCGGTTCAGGGCGGGTCCCGGCGTCGGCACCGTGACCCGGCCCGGCCTGCCGATCCCGCCGGGGGAACCGGCAATCAACCCCGTGCCGCGCCAGATGATGCAGACCGCGATTGCAGAGATCGCCGCAGCGCATGGCGCATCGGGTGATGTCGAGATCGAGGTCTCGATCCAGGGTGGTGAAAACCTGGCTCTGAAGACCATGAACCCGCGGCTCGGCATTGTCGGCGGCCTGTCCGTGCTCGGCACGACGGGGATCGTGCGTCCGTTTTCCTGCGCGGCCTGGATCGCCTCCATCCATCGCGGCATCGATGTTGCCCGCGCGGTCGGGCTCACCCACGTGGTCGGGGCAACCGGTTCTGCATCCGAAGACGCCGTGCGGGCACGCTACGATCTCGACGAGACCGCCTTTCTCGATATGGGCGACTTTGCCGGCGGTCTGTTGAAGTACCTGCGCAATCATCCGGTCGAGAGACTGACACTCGCCGGCGGATTCGCCAAGTTCACCAAGCTGGCCCAGGGCGCGCTCGATCTTCATTCGGCCCGCAGCTCCGTCGATTTCGCGTTTCTCCAGGGACTCCTGGCCGATGCCGGCGCGCCGGACGACCAGATCCGTGACGCCACCCGCGCCAACACGGCCAAGGAAGTTCTCGACCGGGCGCTTGATGCCGGGATTGACCTGACCGGGCCGCTGGCGCGGCGGACCAAGGCGGCCGTGAGGCAGATCCTGAAAGAGGCGCCGATTGCAGTCGAGGTGCTGATCACCGACCGGTCCGGCACGGTGCTGGGAGAATGCGGTTTTGACGAAAGCTGACCACATCCTCCTGCTGGCCGGCACGCATGAGGCGCGCCTGCTGGCGCGCTCACTTGCCGAGACCTTTCCGGCGGCACGACTGACCGCCTCCTTCGCCGGGGCCGTATCCGACCTGCCCGATCTCGGCGTGCCGACCCGGGTCGGCGGTTTCGGCGGTGCGGACGGGCTTGCCGCCTTTCTCGGGGAGGAGGCGGTGACGGTTGTTGTCGATGCCACCCATCCCTTCGCCGAGCAGATGAGCGGCAACGCGGCCGCGGCCGCGGCCGACCGCGGCATCCCGCTGATCCGGCTTGAACGGCCCGCCTGGACCGCTGTCGACGGAGATACCTGGCAGCGCATGGCCTCGCTCGACGACGCGGCCCGCGCCCTGCCGGCGGAGGCAAGGGCTTTCCTGTCGGTCGGGCGCAAGGAAATCGGGCTCTTCACCCACCGCACCGACCTCTTCGGCCTTGCCCGCATGATCGAGCCGCCCGCAAGTCCCCTGCCGGACCACTGGCGGTTGCTCCTGGCGCGGCCACCGCAAACGGCGGAAGAGGAGATTGCGCTTTTCGAGACCCACCGGATCACGCACCTGGTCACCAAGAACAGCGGCGGCAAACGGTCCTACGCCAAGCTCGAAGCCGCGCGCCGGCTCGGATTGCCGGTGCTGATGATTGA carries:
- a CDS encoding sirohydrochlorin chelatase, which gives rise to MSEKLGLMICGHGSRNKGAVKQFAQLAEGLKARFPDWPVEYGYLEFANPVIHDGLTRLREAGCTRVLAVPGMLFAAGHAKNDIPSVLNTYQAMHPEMTISYGRELAVDTRMVKAAAARIQEAIDSADSDVPLHETLLMVVGRGASDPDANSNVAKITRMLWEGFGFGWAETCYSGVTFPLVGPGLEHAARLGYKRVIVFPYFLFTGVLVQRIYGTTDEVAERHPEIEFLKAGYLNDHPQVIDTMADRVQEILQGANLMNCQMCKYREQVLGFEAEVGLAQESHHHHVEGLGAEAECQLCEEFCTGACEKQVKSGGHHHHDHGHHHDHSHDHGNAHHHHGHSHDHGHSHDHDHHHHPYPHADHPHGPKSLNREG
- a CDS encoding precorrin-8X methylmutase produces the protein MISSYEYERDPAAIYRQSFSIVRAEAELSHLPVGLHPVAIRLIHACGMTDLPKDLAWSADILDAAQAAFSAGAPVFCDVEMVVHGIIRARLPETTDVLCTLNDGKVPGMANALGTTRSAAAVELWRDRLEGAVVAIGNAPTALYHLLEMIAAGGPKPALILGFPVGFVGAAESKDALAGNPFGVPFLAVRGRRGGSAMAAAAVNALAAGLPEER
- the cbiE gene encoding precorrin-6y C5,15-methyltransferase (decarboxylating) subunit CbiE, with amino-acid sequence MSAPWLTLVGIGEDGVLAPGGADALAQAEIVYGGARHLELAGDIPGEKRPWPSPFSSVFEELAALRHRSVAVLATGDPMWFGIGSSLLGHFEPQDMTVLPSLSAFQLAASRMGWALQETDCLSVHGRSVDMLRAALYPGARLLVLTSNGATPREVADLLADEGYGRTRMTVLEHIGGTRERRVAGTAETWSETVADFHTLALDVVADAGFRFRGRTPGLADDAFRHDGKMTKQDIRAVTLAELKPYPGALLWDIGAGCGSVAIEWLRAAPRTRAIGLEPQDERRRLAAENAVALGVPHLDLKDATAPEGLKGLPAPDAVFIGGGLTVPGVVEAALNALKPGGRLVANAVTLESEVVLLGAYQGLGGTLKKLSVHRASAVGGLTGWRPLMPVTQWSFTKP
- the cobI gene encoding precorrin-2 C(20)-methyltransferase translates to MSGTLYGIGLGPGDPELMTLKAHRLIAGAKVIAYPAPDSGESFARSIAAGALPDGVREIPIVVPMRVDRFPAQEIYDKAAGEIAAVLETGEDVVTLCEGDPFFFGSFMYLFERLSDRFAIEVVPGVTSLTACAAQLQRPLTARNDVLTVIPGPLPDMDIRTKIEEAQAVAIMKVGRHLPRLKALLDGMGLLERAGYVERASLPEQKVHRLVDLQVDTAPYFSMILIYKGDEAWTLPPSYSS
- the cobJ gene encoding precorrin-3B C(17)-methyltransferase; its protein translation is MDASPILLVLNEAGLGAAEEIAKRFSTARIHGLAGRVPSADTQFNETIDHIRLLFQAGHPIVGFCASGILIRALAPILSDKTTEPPVIAISEDGSSVVPLLGGHRGANELARLLAKALGGHAAITTAGDTKLGIALDAPPKGWRLANPDDAKPVMAELLSGASVRIEGRADWLRDARLSEAEDAAITLVATEQPDEGGPTRLVYHPQRYAVGVGCARGCEAQELIDLVEAQLAEADIAPGAVACVATIDLKADEAAVNALADHLGVALRVFSAEELQRETPRLKNPSNVVFKEVGCYGVCEGAALAAGGPFATLKVEKQKTENATCAITRSPKTIDLSMAGRPRGHLSVIGIGPGKDDWRTPEATKLLAAATDVVGYSLYLDLVENHITGKTHHNFPLGAEEERVRFALEEAGKGKNVALISSGDAGIYAMGSLVYELLHRNEEYGGVSDAAKRVSVTNAPGISALQACSARIGAPLGHDFCAISLSDLLTPWEVIERRLKAAAEGDFVIAFYNPVSKRRRTQLAAAREILLEHRSAATPVILGVNLGRPEESIRVTSLHALSVDDVDMLTTVLVGSTNTRTVMRGDGKPFVYTPRGYAKRIDAPRAEDLAANPEPAADPAPAEVETEAEKQDAADTKDNT
- the cobM gene encoding precorrin-4 C(11)-methyltransferase; protein product: MTVHFIGAGPGDPDLITVRGLKLIQSCPVCLYAGSLVPEQVVAAAPDGARVIDTAPMTLDEIIEEIKAAHDRGQDVARVHSGDPSIYGATAEQMRRLNALGIDYDVTPGVPAFAAAAAALKKELTIPEVAQTIIVTRTAMQSSAMPNNEDLDTLGKSGATLAIHLSIRNLREVERQLTPHYGADCPVIVAYRVGWPDEAFIHGTLSTIAGKVRAAKITRTALVFVGHALEPDADFRDSALYDADHVHVLRPKKKAKA